From a region of the Apis mellifera strain DH4 linkage group LG2, Amel_HAv3.1, whole genome shotgun sequence genome:
- the LOC100578420 gene encoding uncharacterized protein LOC100578420 isoform X1, with protein MRWFRGHAEAPKLLSLSPLQADEDLDGASYHFHAASQYRDLSPVRWARRKSSSSESERNCYNVQTSQVTTERSPTKKNKKRIQKERRRVCEKRNPLLDRVKNTRLSFFKDRDSDEEEQEEDEEPEKLQFRSMCELNQHSLTRNEFRRSVCESDLKEIIEEEKTQAKRKRRSKSQSRLPHRKQQEDRSSFLGLRSSAGQKMATLSDDIIEETVGQQNRRWRKSREFVQDHQTPRRSSMDHVLEGSTSTEDATFKDGSQFDSITPSSCLAAKFRAMQDKYLKSSTSKLIAKIYKKEGKDKERRRLRSFSYGTLPGLEELRTNPLYEEQDQDDNDSGILDNDSATSSLLDDRCSSSASGLLTTLNDSSLNSPPQLPPRKPSSSIVDVERTAKMFSSLDVYCGRNEGRGCRKDMSRFNALEDSSSQICQAANNELIDRQDRDSSKLSEEKNVIERLNSKDCLRSENYQSSRLSVIRNRSYTTETMVVKLPRESSDQCLGIFIAKTAESSPGYLVAHVVPNGLADKEGTLRIGDEILIVNGKRLRGLSMAEARKILGSGNGPGDVDIVVSRYSAVDQSPKKLTESSVDYENVHMENGHGVIVENSPGTHFRKHQTKHHRDRKNECNRTGSSDKAVVENGTSSQNVSNFCTLPRRPRNTVSTFLTVVFQKGPGKKSLGFTIVGGSDSPKGSIGIFIKSVLPGGQAAEDGRLRAGDEILAVNGHVCHDLTHRKAVQLFRNIKTGPVALHLCRRIKNKELQTTKAKSCADLLLVDA; from the exons ACTTGTCTCCGGTGCGATGGGCTCGCCGGAAGTCGTCGAGCTCCGAGTCGGAGAGGAACTGCTACAACGTGCAGACGTCGCAGGTGACCACCGAGCGGAGTCCCACCAAGAAGAACAAAAAGAGAATCCAGAAAGAGAGGCGGAGGGTATGCGAGAAACGAAACCCGTTGTTGGACCGCGTGAAAAATACCAGGTTGAGCTTCTTCAAGGATCGAGATTCGGACGAGGAGGAGCAAGAAGAGGACGAAGAGCCGGAGAAGCTGCAATTTCGTTCCATGTGCGAGTTGAACCAGCACAGCCTCACCAGAAACGAGTTTCGTAGATCGGTCTGTGAATCAGATTTGAAAGAGATcatcgaggaggagaaaacTCAGGCAAAGAGGAAAAGACGGTCGAAATCGCAGAGCAGATTACCTCATCGAAAGCAGCAGGAGGATCGCTCCTCGTTCCTGGGTCTGCGATCATCCGCTGGCCAGAAGATGGCGACTTTGTCCGACGACATAATCGAGGAAACCGTAGGTCAACAGAATCGAAGGTGGCGGAAGAGTAGAGAGTTCGTTCAGGATCATCAGACACCGAGACGGTCGTCCATGGATCACGTTCTAGAAGGTTCTACCAGCACCGAGGATGCAACGTTCAAAGATGGCTCTCAGTTTGACAGTATAACACCGTCGAGCTGTTTGGCAGCCAAGTTTCGGGCAATGCAGGACAAGTATCTGAAAAGTTCCACCAGCAAGTTAATAGCGAAGATCTACAAGAAGGAGGGTAAGgacaaggaaagaagaagactGAGGAGTTTCTCGTACGGCACTTTGCCCGGCCTCGAGGAGCTCAGAACGAATCCCCTTTACGAGGAACAGGATCAGGATGACAACGATTCCGGTATCCTGGACAACGACTCCGCCACCAGCTCTTTGCTCGACGACAGGTGCAGCAGTAGCGCCTCTGGACTGTTAACCACGCTCAACGATTCGTCCTTGAATTCACCACCCCAGTTACCACCGAGGAAACCTTCGTCCTCCATCGTGGACGTTGAAAGAACAGCGAAGATGTTCTCCAGTTTGGACGTCTATTGTGGAAGGAACGAGGGGAGAGGTTGCAGAAAGGACATGTCCAGGTTTAACGCTCTTGAAGATTCCTCGAGCCAGATCTGTCAAGCTGCGAACAACGAACTGATAGATCGACAGGATCGTGACAGCTCGAAATTGTCCGAAGAGAAGAACGTGATCGAGAGGTTGAACAGTAAAGACTGTTTAAGGTCGGAGAACTATCAAAGCTCCAGGCTTTCTGTTATCAGGAACAGGTCTTACACCACGGAGACGATGGTCGTGAAGCTTCCTAGAGAGAGTTCGGATCAGTGTCTGGGCATCTTCATCGCGAAAACAGCGGAATCCAGTCCCGGTTACCTGGTGGCTCATGTAGTGCCTAATGGGTTGGCCGATAAAGAAGGCACTTTGAGGATAGGCGACGAAATTTTGATAGTTAATGGGAAGAGGCTACGAGGGTTGAGCATGGCCGAGGCTAGGAAGATTCTTGGAAGCGGAAATGGACCTGGCGACGTGGACATCGTCGTCTCCAGGTACTCGGCTGTTGACCAGTCCCCTAAGAAGCTGACAGAGAGCAGCGTTGACTACGAGAACGTTCATATGGAGAATGGCCACGGTGTCATCGTGGAGAATTCACCTGGTACGCACTTCAGAAAACATCAGACGAAGCATCATCGGGACAGGAAGAACGAGTGTAACAGGACTGGCTCCTCGGATAAGGCTGTCGTGGAGAATGGTACGAGCTCtcaaaatgtttcgaatttttgcaCGCTGCCAAGGAGGCCTAGGAACACCGTCTCGACGTTCCTCACCGTCGTGTTTCAGAAGGGTCCTGGAAAGAAATCGCTGGGATTCACTATTGTGGGTGGAAGCGATAGTCCTAAGGGAAGCATCG gtatctttataaaatcggTATTGCCAGGGGGGCAAGCCGCAGAAGATGGCCGTTTGCGAGCAGGTGACGAGATTTTGGCAGTGAATGGCCACGTCTGTCACGACTTGACCCATAGAAAGGCCGTTCAGCTTTTCCGTAATATCAAAACTGGACCGGTTGCTTTGCACCTTTGTAGACGCATTAAAAATAAGGAACTACA gacgACAAAGGCTAAGTCGTGCGCAGACCTTCTACTCGTCGACGCGTGA
- the LOC100578420 gene encoding uncharacterized protein LOC100578420 isoform X2, whose translation MTNNVWYDRTLYDANDSKTIVDIHQFLKYLSPVRWARRKSSSSESERNCYNVQTSQVTTERSPTKKNKKRIQKERRRVCEKRNPLLDRVKNTRLSFFKDRDSDEEEQEEDEEPEKLQFRSMCELNQHSLTRNEFRRSVCESDLKEIIEEEKTQAKRKRRSKSQSRLPHRKQQEDRSSFLGLRSSAGQKMATLSDDIIEETVGQQNRRWRKSREFVQDHQTPRRSSMDHVLEGSTSTEDATFKDGSQFDSITPSSCLAAKFRAMQDKYLKSSTSKLIAKIYKKEGKDKERRRLRSFSYGTLPGLEELRTNPLYEEQDQDDNDSGILDNDSATSSLLDDRCSSSASGLLTTLNDSSLNSPPQLPPRKPSSSIVDVERTAKMFSSLDVYCGRNEGRGCRKDMSRFNALEDSSSQICQAANNELIDRQDRDSSKLSEEKNVIERLNSKDCLRSENYQSSRLSVIRNRSYTTETMVVKLPRESSDQCLGIFIAKTAESSPGYLVAHVVPNGLADKEGTLRIGDEILIVNGKRLRGLSMAEARKILGSGNGPGDVDIVVSRYSAVDQSPKKLTESSVDYENVHMENGHGVIVENSPGTHFRKHQTKHHRDRKNECNRTGSSDKAVVENGTSSQNVSNFCTLPRRPRNTVSTFLTVVFQKGPGKKSLGFTIVGGSDSPKGSIGIFIKSVLPGGQAAEDGRLRAGDEILAVNGHVCHDLTHRKAVQLFRNIKTGPVALHLCRRIKNKELQTTKAKSCADLLLVDA comes from the exons ACTTGTCTCCGGTGCGATGGGCTCGCCGGAAGTCGTCGAGCTCCGAGTCGGAGAGGAACTGCTACAACGTGCAGACGTCGCAGGTGACCACCGAGCGGAGTCCCACCAAGAAGAACAAAAAGAGAATCCAGAAAGAGAGGCGGAGGGTATGCGAGAAACGAAACCCGTTGTTGGACCGCGTGAAAAATACCAGGTTGAGCTTCTTCAAGGATCGAGATTCGGACGAGGAGGAGCAAGAAGAGGACGAAGAGCCGGAGAAGCTGCAATTTCGTTCCATGTGCGAGTTGAACCAGCACAGCCTCACCAGAAACGAGTTTCGTAGATCGGTCTGTGAATCAGATTTGAAAGAGATcatcgaggaggagaaaacTCAGGCAAAGAGGAAAAGACGGTCGAAATCGCAGAGCAGATTACCTCATCGAAAGCAGCAGGAGGATCGCTCCTCGTTCCTGGGTCTGCGATCATCCGCTGGCCAGAAGATGGCGACTTTGTCCGACGACATAATCGAGGAAACCGTAGGTCAACAGAATCGAAGGTGGCGGAAGAGTAGAGAGTTCGTTCAGGATCATCAGACACCGAGACGGTCGTCCATGGATCACGTTCTAGAAGGTTCTACCAGCACCGAGGATGCAACGTTCAAAGATGGCTCTCAGTTTGACAGTATAACACCGTCGAGCTGTTTGGCAGCCAAGTTTCGGGCAATGCAGGACAAGTATCTGAAAAGTTCCACCAGCAAGTTAATAGCGAAGATCTACAAGAAGGAGGGTAAGgacaaggaaagaagaagactGAGGAGTTTCTCGTACGGCACTTTGCCCGGCCTCGAGGAGCTCAGAACGAATCCCCTTTACGAGGAACAGGATCAGGATGACAACGATTCCGGTATCCTGGACAACGACTCCGCCACCAGCTCTTTGCTCGACGACAGGTGCAGCAGTAGCGCCTCTGGACTGTTAACCACGCTCAACGATTCGTCCTTGAATTCACCACCCCAGTTACCACCGAGGAAACCTTCGTCCTCCATCGTGGACGTTGAAAGAACAGCGAAGATGTTCTCCAGTTTGGACGTCTATTGTGGAAGGAACGAGGGGAGAGGTTGCAGAAAGGACATGTCCAGGTTTAACGCTCTTGAAGATTCCTCGAGCCAGATCTGTCAAGCTGCGAACAACGAACTGATAGATCGACAGGATCGTGACAGCTCGAAATTGTCCGAAGAGAAGAACGTGATCGAGAGGTTGAACAGTAAAGACTGTTTAAGGTCGGAGAACTATCAAAGCTCCAGGCTTTCTGTTATCAGGAACAGGTCTTACACCACGGAGACGATGGTCGTGAAGCTTCCTAGAGAGAGTTCGGATCAGTGTCTGGGCATCTTCATCGCGAAAACAGCGGAATCCAGTCCCGGTTACCTGGTGGCTCATGTAGTGCCTAATGGGTTGGCCGATAAAGAAGGCACTTTGAGGATAGGCGACGAAATTTTGATAGTTAATGGGAAGAGGCTACGAGGGTTGAGCATGGCCGAGGCTAGGAAGATTCTTGGAAGCGGAAATGGACCTGGCGACGTGGACATCGTCGTCTCCAGGTACTCGGCTGTTGACCAGTCCCCTAAGAAGCTGACAGAGAGCAGCGTTGACTACGAGAACGTTCATATGGAGAATGGCCACGGTGTCATCGTGGAGAATTCACCTGGTACGCACTTCAGAAAACATCAGACGAAGCATCATCGGGACAGGAAGAACGAGTGTAACAGGACTGGCTCCTCGGATAAGGCTGTCGTGGAGAATGGTACGAGCTCtcaaaatgtttcgaatttttgcaCGCTGCCAAGGAGGCCTAGGAACACCGTCTCGACGTTCCTCACCGTCGTGTTTCAGAAGGGTCCTGGAAAGAAATCGCTGGGATTCACTATTGTGGGTGGAAGCGATAGTCCTAAGGGAAGCATCG gtatctttataaaatcggTATTGCCAGGGGGGCAAGCCGCAGAAGATGGCCGTTTGCGAGCAGGTGACGAGATTTTGGCAGTGAATGGCCACGTCTGTCACGACTTGACCCATAGAAAGGCCGTTCAGCTTTTCCGTAATATCAAAACTGGACCGGTTGCTTTGCACCTTTGTAGACGCATTAAAAATAAGGAACTACA gacgACAAAGGCTAAGTCGTGCGCAGACCTTCTACTCGTCGACGCGTGA